CAAATTATTTGCCCTCTCCATAAGCCATTTCTGATTTCATAAAGGGAAAGCCAGGATAGGGTACCATAGGGGATAGGCTGGGACACACTTCAGGCCTTAACCATCTGGGGAGCAATAGGGACCCAGATCCTCAGAGAAAGGACAAGGTGGAATTGTGTAAGGAAGTCAGAATGGAAACAGGGAAACATCCTGGAGGGGCAAGGCCTTAACGATGCTCAACCTGCTACACCATCTGCCACCCAGTTTGGGTCTAGACTCCTGTCATCCCCTTGACCCCTCCTTCAACCAGCTGCTGTAGATATTAATTGTACTTGATAAAGCCTGCCATCCCTCAGGCTCCTCACCCAAGCTTTCCTgtctcctgccttcccttcctgtccTGAAGCCTCAGCCCAGTTCAGACCCTCCCAGGCCCTCCATCACAGCTAAGACATGTCCCTGTCCCTCACTTGTTGCCTCACTCACCTGCTTGTTGCCTCACTTTCCTGCTTGTTGCCTCACTCACCTGTCATCTATCCAGCTCCACCTTCCAGCTCAGCTCCTGCTGATGAGATCCCTGAGAATACCCTCCCTCTACCTCTACCTGCCACATGCTCAAGGTTAAGGGCAATGAAAGTTCACCCTCACCTCTGCTGCTGGCAGCACATCTGTATTCACAGACCGTGAAGTCACACTAGTGTTTTTTACTCAGGGACACATCACCTTCCATAATAGGACAGTTCCAGGTACACGGAATGTCCTACTGTGTGTTCAGTTAGTAAATGATGGAGTgaaagaataatgaatgaatgaatgatgtctCTTTGAGTGGAGACATTTATCTATTGACTGTGAACTCTTAGAGGCAAGGGCAGtatctttctctgtgtttccaaCTCCTAGAAGAGGACTTGGCATACATAGATAGGCTTAATTAGTAGTCTTATAACTGAATGATGTTTATTGAActgaaaaaaaccctgaatggaatgaaatgaaatatgagTAACTATTAGGTGTGAGCTAGGCTGGAGCTGTCTATCCCTCTCCTGTCTCTACTGGCAGCCATATGACTTGCACCAATGTCTAGGCTCAAATCCTACAGCAAGTATCTGGAAGAGTAGTTTGCTTAAAGCCTATTTTGTGAAAGTGGATTCACTATTTGAAGAACTCACAGATTTGTGTATTCAGAAAATAACTTGTTTCTAGTAAATATTTACAAGGTTTATGGAGGTTACTATTGAGAGGACCATTTCAACAGCACTGGAGGATTTcagagcagccactctggagaatagtcATCCAGCTCCACAGCCACTTCAAGTCTGCTTTATGTTTTACACACCAGGAACTTTGCAAATGCCATATACAAAGTGTCATCTACAAATTAGTGGGTTTTCTCTCAAAAGCAGTTGATTGTCCTCAATTTTGTGCTTTTGGCCAATGTTGACTATATGGATTCTGGGACTAAGATATATAAATCCCATTCACATAAGGAATTTTGCTAGCTGGAAAAGTTGTCATGGTTATGTGAATATTAATGCAAAGTAAACATTTTGTTGGATTAGATTGCAAAAATAGAGAAGACAGGTATTGATGTGAGACATTGTTCAAATGACTACTCAAACCTATCATGTATATGACTTGACCATTTGTAACAGGAATCCATGGGAAATCCAAACCCAGGCAAATAGCATTGATACAGTGAGTGACAGATCAGTGAATTAGGTACAAAAAGCAGTGGGCTGGACTCACAATATAGGATGAGAGAAAATCATCTTTAGAAATTAGTTATAATTGAGAAAATCAAACATCTGAAATATTCTGATTATGAGAAATCATCCTCCTAAAGTGAGGAAAGCACTGGAATACACTAAACTTTGGAACACCATGATACTGAATTATAGTTGGCTATTGGGTAAGAGCATGGGTCAAAGACATCATGGCAGGTTGTGATTGCCACCTTTCCTTtgaacacagagacacacaccTTTTCCCAACACACAATCATAAAAGACCAGTAACTGCAGACATCACAGATGAACAGAACAGGTCATAAACATCAAATATATGCCTAGAACACCCTCATCCATGTTCAAGCACCTCACCTTGATCCTCCTGAGAAGGGCAGGAAAGCATGACTGTGTCGAGCAGAACCTGGTGCATACTGTGAAGGGTCAAACACCTGCAGAGGGAACACCAGGGACAGGACAGGTGTAGTCAAGTCTCTCCTTCCTATCAACCAACCACCACACAGACTACCCAGAGGTGGGATGGGGAAGATGGATGTGTCTGGAGAGTCATCCCATCCCCTCCTACCCAGGCCATCATACCTCTGGGTTTGGCCACACCTTTGGGTTGTGGTGAAGGCAataaaaagagagcatgagtaagAATCCTGTGGGACAGAAGACAAAAGACTGATCATACTCATGCCATGAGGAGCCATGTGCGTGCACAATGAGAGCCACTTCTCATCACTCCAAGTGGATTGATTGTGTGGCAAGGGAGGTGGGGCTTACATGGCAAAGCATATGTGAACATATTACTAGATAACCAGAACAGGTTGAGAAGCAGGAAAGAACTGGAGGCTTATGTTCTGGAGGAACTAAAGTGACAGACAACTCACATTTGTCAAGTACAATCTATGAGCCTTTGGGGAATATGCATGAACTTATCCATCCTCACAACAACTGTCCAATGAAGGTGCTCATATCTCCATTGTTCACATGAGGCACCTGAGCCTCAAGAAGCTAAGCTACTTGCTTATGACCACACAGTTAGAatgtggcagggctgggattcagaTCAGTGGTGAGCCGAATGTTGGCCTCCAACCATGGCTGGGATCTCAGGTATGATCTTCAGCTTCTCTCTGCCACCAGCCTGAGGGCTCTCCAGATCCTGGACCATCTGAGCCATgacagtgaatttttttaatgtctctcagTAACCTAGACCCCAAAAGGAAAGATAACATCTCCCCCTACTCCACCTGATTGTGTTTCAAGTATTCACATCTCAGGGAATTAGAATATTAGGGCAAAACCCAAAGCCACATTCAGAGGCTGCCATTTGTTTATTGAGTTTCTGCTGGATTTAAACTCTGTGCAAAGCACATCATATACCTCACCCAAACTGCAAAGGAAGCATTGATTCTGAGGTGGAAACTAGTCTCAAAGACTTTCAGGAACTGCCTTGGGGTGTATAGATTTCTGACTTCCCACGTGTTCTTATTTAGTGAGTGTGGTGATTCTCATACCTTTGGGCAAGGACCGTCCATCAGGGAAGCTGATGGGCTTGCTGAGCTCTCTTCCAATGCCTGGAACTGGCGGATAGAGTTGCAGTGCTTCCTTGATGCACATGGTGGTGTAGGGCATCTGGTCTAGGTGGTCCCTGAAACAAAGCTATCCTGAAGGACAGGCAAGATGCTGGCAAGCAGGGAATTCTCTAAATGAGTGAGCAGGGGTCTCCCATCTCATGAGCACTCACCAGTGTGCTCATCTCCCAGAAGGCTCTGGACCTCTTCCCGGCACTGCTGTTGATGCTCAGGGTGTGTGGCCAGGGCATAGAGGATCCAGGAGATGCCACTGGCTGTGGTGTCATGGCCCTCAAACATGAACGTGTCCACTTCAGCACAGAGGTCCTTGTCAGGCATGCTGCTCCCGTCCTCCATCTGGGAAGACATGGAGACACAgcagggtttgcctccctcctccaaGCTTGTGTGCAAAGCCTcatgcctcccctgctcacactcactttGGCAAATCTGAGGATGTCCAGGAAGTCCAAGTGCCTCTTGCTCCTGACCTTCTccagctctccctcctcctgcagctGAGCCTTCTTCAGCTTGATCACTCCGTCTGTCCCAGAACAGTGTTCCCAGGCAGAGCTGAGAGCTCTAAGTTCCCAGACACAGCCACCTCCCTTGGCCCACTTGCTGCTTGTATCCCAGCCTGGGTTCCAGCTGGATCAGGAGGAAAGTGGTAATGGGTGTGCATGTCAGGGTGAGAGCTGTGGCACCATGTGCTTGTGGGTTGGGTCGCCTCTCAACAGCACAGCCTGTAGAGACTCTGCTTGAATGCTGCTGGCAGGGGGTCTCACCCAACCTTCACCCATGTGCTGACATGTGTCAGCTCCTGCACAGCACTGGCATCCTAACACCTGCACCAGGGGGGTACCCAGTGTAGGTCTGTCCCAGCCCCTGGAGTagcagagaggagacaggggTCTGCCTGAGTGTTTGGGGCCAGTTCCTTTGGGATGTGTCCAGTGAAGGAGTGGAGCTGCCCAGGGGTCAGAGTCCAACCTGAGTGTTGATGGGCAAGCTGGCAGGCCTGGTGGTTCCAGCGGCCTTCAGGGGTCAGCCTGTAAATGATGTCATTCTGGTAGAGAGCATTCCAcactcagggaaaaaaaacagattgcTCAGGTCTTGAATGGCCTGAATGTAGGACTGGGAGATCCTGAATGGGGAGGATGCAGAAGGGCCTGTGTGAGGGAGACATCTGCCCTAGAGTGGATTGGGCTGTGGGTGG
This Lynx canadensis isolate LIC74 chromosome C1, mLynCan4.pri.v2, whole genome shotgun sequence DNA region includes the following protein-coding sequences:
- the LOC115520897 gene encoding cytochrome P450 4A25-like, producing MSVSMLSLTGPLGSVSGLLQVVSLLGLALLLLKAAQLYLHSQWLLKVVQRFPPPPSHWLFGHIQEDKWEDFIRQNSYVEIFEHVSLMILNTIMKCAFSYQGSHQADSWNPGWDTSSKWAKGGGCVWELRALSSAWEHCSGTDGVIKLKKAQLQEEGELEKVRSKRHLDFLDILRFAKMEDGSSMPDKDLCAEVDTFMFEGHDTTASGISWILYALATHPEHQQQCREEVQSLLGDEHTGEWDHLDQMPYTTMCIKEALQLYPPVPGIGRELSKPISFPDGRSLPKGFLLMLSFYCLHHNPKVWPNPEVFDPSQYAPGSARHSHAFLPFSGGSR